One region of Candidatus Omnitrophota bacterium genomic DNA includes:
- a CDS encoding AAA family ATPase translates to MIYSIKIKNFKSIGKEEQVLDNLGSVNVFIGENNSGKTAGLEILWIFGEILLENLETTGRINSIGSLIDQESSFPAGDILDKIKTISSNIDKMTDFVHQNEGNIELEIVFNANDSFREHVKDLSTSKRNLQEERVLEEKLIRDVKDIDLLKLRFILDFNRHVFRIIQVGWGNINLVCIENNTLKYVSLDDYLADSHFLIENANLNRNNRFFNNVIVPQIREFLSYLRRTYYIHSKRKIDEIIKVDDGRQGIKGSNLKKIMFDLFHDGDQRRREKYFKILEVFKKIAGKQIRRDPYKDSRKVDLVFEEGNISVNIDNSGYGYNHLLNLVYNIIISDANTILIDEPEISLHPQAQLRFIEFIKEVANKEKKQFFISTHSPYFISLEAIDKVFKFTKSDTITHVTRINNEKTVQAIKDKKEGIFNFRHRELFFMNKVIFVEGSEDLVALPQYFTESLSISRECLYQLGGINDEKIALFSSFCNDLGIKYAFILDFDYLRKDTNKKRFIQALKKIEEKPKSTNRLLTLLDKNGLKGKNKEMVKDIWLKDWASYWNKKTLQNLLKKYKANGIFIMPFYDVKILKETTATDFAFEANKIISEVNEYLL, encoded by the coding sequence ATGATTTATTCAATAAAAATTAAAAATTTTAAAAGCATAGGCAAAGAAGAACAAGTTTTAGATAATTTAGGTTCAGTCAATGTTTTTATAGGAGAGAATAATTCTGGTAAGACTGCAGGATTGGAAATTCTTTGGATTTTTGGAGAAATATTATTGGAGAATTTAGAAACAACCGGACGCATTAATTCTATCGGGTCTCTCATAGATCAAGAGTCATCTTTCCCAGCCGGCGATATTTTGGATAAAATTAAGACCATATCATCTAATATTGATAAAATGACTGATTTTGTTCATCAAAATGAAGGTAATATCGAATTAGAAATTGTATTTAATGCAAACGACTCATTTCGTGAGCATGTTAAAGATTTATCAACGTCGAAGCGTAATCTTCAAGAAGAAAGGGTGCTAGAAGAAAAGCTAATAAGAGACGTAAAAGATATAGATTTATTAAAATTAAGGTTTATTTTAGATTTTAATCGACATGTTTTTAGAATAATTCAGGTTGGATGGGGAAATATAAATTTAGTATGCATTGAAAATAATACTTTAAAATATGTAAGTTTGGATGATTATTTAGCAGATTCGCACTTTCTAATTGAAAATGCGAATCTAAATCGTAATAATAGATTTTTTAATAATGTAATTGTTCCTCAAATACGTGAATTTCTTTCTTATCTTCGACGCACCTATTACATTCATTCAAAAAGAAAAATAGACGAGATTATAAAGGTAGATGATGGACGTCAAGGAATAAAAGGTTCAAATCTTAAAAAAATAATGTTTGACTTATTTCATGACGGGGACCAGCGACGTAGAGAAAAATACTTTAAAATATTAGAAGTATTTAAAAAAATTGCAGGTAAACAGATTAGAAGGGATCCTTATAAAGATAGTAGAAAAGTGGATTTAGTATTTGAAGAGGGGAATATAAGCGTAAATATTGATAATTCAGGCTATGGCTATAATCATCTATTAAATCTTGTATATAATATTATTATTAGCGATGCGAATACGATTTTAATTGATGAACCAGAAATTTCGCTTCATCCTCAGGCACAGCTGAGATTTATTGAATTTATTAAAGAAGTCGCAAATAAAGAAAAGAAGCAATTTTTTATTTCGACTCACTCGCCATATTTCATCAGTTTAGAAGCAATAGATAAAGTATTTAAATTTACAAAATCTGATACAATAACTCACGTTACAAGAATCAACAATGAAAAGACTGTACAAGCAATAAAAGACAAGAAGGAGGGTATTTTTAATTTTAGACATAGAGAATTATTTTTCATGAATAAAGTAATATTTGTTGAGGGGAGTGAGGACCTAGTTGCTTTGCCGCAGTATTTTACTGAGAGCCTATCCATTTCTAGAGAATGCCTGTATCAATTAGGGGGAATTAATGATGAGAAAATAGCTCTCTTCTCGTCATTTTGTAACGACCTAGGTATAAAATATGCTTTTATATTAGATTTTGATTATCTTAGAAAGGATACAAACAAGAAGAGGTTTATCCAGGCGCTAAAAAAGATTGAAGAAAAACCCAAATCTACAAATCGGCTTTTAACGTTACTCGATAAAAATGGACTTAAAGGTAAAAATAAAGAAATGGTAAAAGATATTTGGTTAAAAGATTGGGCTAGTTATTGGAATAAAAAAACGTTGCAAAATCTTTTGAAAAAATACAAGGCCAATGGAATATTTATTATGCCATTTTACGATGTTAAAATATTAAAAGAAACAACGGCTACAGATTTCGCTTTTGAGGCTAATAAAATTATTAGTGAAGTTAATGAATACCTTTTGTAG
- the lexA gene encoding transcriptional repressor LexA, with product MKPQVELTAKQEKVLKFIRERVGENLPPTIREIAGEMGFASTGTVRDYLKALQRKGYLKRENNKSRGIALIGSIAAGEPKLAYEDTEGYVEIARENTFALKVKGESMIDAGIMDGDIAVIRKQKTADNGDIIAALLDNNEVTLKRLKTGAGKPFLEAANRKYPPIRKDFTIIGKLVNIVRKY from the coding sequence ATGAAACCCCAAGTAGAATTGACCGCCAAGCAAGAGAAAGTCCTGAAATTTATCCGTGAGAGAGTGGGGGAGAACCTGCCTCCGACCATAAGGGAGATAGCAGGGGAGATGGGTTTTGCTTCCACAGGAACGGTTAGGGACTATCTTAAGGCGCTCCAAAGAAAAGGTTATCTCAAACGTGAAAACAACAAGTCCCGGGGCATAGCGTTAATAGGCAGTATCGCGGCCGGGGAGCCGAAATTGGCCTATGAAGATACCGAGGGCTATGTCGAGATCGCCCGGGAGAACACCTTTGCCTTGAAGGTCAAAGGTGAGAGCATGATAGACGCGGGCATTATGGACGGCGACATAGCAGTTATCAGGAAACAGAAGACGGCCGACAACGGCGACATCATCGCCGCCTTACTGGATAATAACGAAGTCACCTTAAAAAGATTGAAGACCGGCGCCGGCAAACCGTTCCTGGAGGCGGCGAACAGGAAGTATCCTCCGATACGTAAAGATTTCACCATCATAGGAAAGCTCGTCAACATTGTAAGAAAGTATTAA
- a CDS encoding DNA polymerase IV codes for MILHIDMDAFFASIEQAANPRLKGRPLIVGTRENKRHTVVCAASYEAKALGIGSGMPSEEAFKICPELNFVPAEQGKYIWTSGRILELIKGYGFETVYVSIDEFQVDVGNRPPSGGLLLARDIQRKIHENFSITASVGIAKNCLLAKLASKLNKPNGVAALDEANLAEILAKTPVEKLCGVGESTKKVFWDLGVKTCLDLYAKSPDFLEKNLGKNGLNLYASLHAEESLKPVSEPRDDEPKSMGHSYTLPRSTANVTFINAWIRLLSDMVAERLRNAGLAAATVHLWLNGPEIGNFGCQKTFPEAIDDGYEIYRRCLKIMAKLGPKTPKIRALGVTGGNLTHTRYPPLFEAQRSRESLLGAMDLINGRFGDGSIYPAVITLTRKMP; via the coding sequence ATGATCCTGCACATAGACATGGACGCGTTCTTCGCGTCCATTGAACAGGCGGCCAATCCGCGGCTCAAAGGCAGGCCCCTGATAGTGGGCACGCGCGAGAACAAGCGCCACACGGTCGTTTGCGCGGCCAGTTATGAGGCCAAGGCCTTAGGCATCGGCTCAGGGATGCCTTCTGAGGAGGCCTTCAAGATATGCCCGGAACTTAATTTTGTGCCCGCGGAACAGGGAAAATATATCTGGACCTCGGGCCGGATACTGGAGCTTATCAAAGGATACGGGTTTGAGACAGTTTATGTTTCGATAGATGAATTTCAGGTAGACGTGGGGAACCGTCCGCCTAGCGGCGGACTGTTATTAGCAAGAGATATACAGCGAAAAATACATGAAAATTTTAGTATAACAGCCTCTGTAGGCATAGCCAAAAATTGCCTCCTTGCCAAACTCGCTTCAAAGTTAAATAAGCCCAATGGCGTGGCCGCCCTGGACGAAGCAAATTTAGCCGAAATCTTGGCCAAAACACCGGTCGAAAAATTGTGCGGGGTGGGGGAGAGCACTAAAAAAGTCTTTTGGGATTTGGGAGTAAAAACTTGCCTTGATCTCTACGCTAAATCTCCTGATTTTTTGGAGAAAAATTTAGGCAAAAATGGGCTTAATTTATACGCGTCTTTGCATGCGGAAGAATCGCTCAAACCGGTGTCCGAGCCGCGGGATGACGAGCCCAAATCTATGGGCCATTCATATACGCTGCCCAGATCCACAGCAAATGTTACATTTATTAACGCATGGATACGGCTTCTGAGCGATATGGTCGCGGAGCGCCTGCGCAATGCCGGCCTTGCCGCGGCCACAGTGCACCTGTGGCTCAATGGCCCTGAGATAGGCAACTTCGGGTGCCAAAAGACCTTCCCGGAAGCCATAGATGACGGCTATGAGATATACCGGCGTTGCCTTAAGATAATGGCCAAATTAGGGCCAAAAACGCCCAAAATAAGGGCTCTCGGAGTGACAGGCGGCAATCTTACCCATACCAGGTATCCGCCGTTATTTGAGGCGCAGAGGAGCCGAGAATCGCTTCTTGGGGCGATGGACCTCATCAATGGCCGCTTCGGGGACGGCTCGATTTATCCCGCCGTAATTACACTTACCAGGAAAATGCCTTAA
- a CDS encoding inositol monophosphatase family protein has product MNNSFSKDACRIVLKAGKYLKENSRKIKSIAFKGSINLVTNVDREVEGLLIRSLRKAFPEIGFLSEEIGEIRAGSDLKWVIDPIDGTTNFAHGFPFYSISVALEKDKKPILGIVYDPERRELFFAERGRGAFLNGKPIKVSAQKDLKKSLLMTGFSYNLGKTMETNLRHFRSFLIVSQAVRRAGSASLDLCNVACGRLDGYWELGLNPWDTAAAWLIVKEAGGEVTTFSGKPYGHYLKEILASNGKIHRQMSKILSKKRS; this is encoded by the coding sequence ATGAATAATAGCTTCAGTAAAGACGCCTGCCGGATAGTCCTTAAAGCCGGGAAATACCTCAAAGAAAACAGCAGGAAGATCAAGAGCATTGCCTTCAAGGGTTCGATAAACCTCGTGACGAATGTCGATCGCGAGGTTGAGGGCTTGCTTATACGTTCTTTGCGCAAGGCATTCCCGGAGATAGGATTTTTGTCCGAAGAGATCGGGGAAATAAGGGCGGGTTCCGACCTTAAATGGGTAATAGACCCCATTGACGGGACCACGAATTTCGCCCACGGTTTTCCTTTTTATTCCATTTCAGTAGCCCTTGAAAAAGACAAAAAACCTATACTTGGCATAGTATATGACCCCGAACGCCGCGAGCTTTTCTTCGCCGAACGCGGCCGGGGCGCCTTCCTGAACGGCAAACCCATAAAAGTAAGCGCCCAAAAAGACCTTAAAAAGAGCCTTTTGATGACCGGTTTTTCCTATAATTTGGGCAAAACCATGGAGACAAATCTAAGGCATTTCAGGAGTTTCCTCATAGTTTCACAGGCAGTAAGGAGGGCCGGCAGCGCGAGCCTTGACCTTTGCAATGTGGCCTGCGGCAGGCTTGACGGGTACTGGGAATTAGGTCTGAACCCCTGGGACACGGCCGCCGCCTGGCTCATAGTCAAAGAAGCAGGGGGAGAGGTGACCACATTTTCGGGTAAACCTTATGGCCATTACCTAAAAGAAATACTGGCATCAAACGGAAAGATCCACCGGCAGATGTCAAAGATACTGTCGAAAAAGAGATCCTGA
- a CDS encoding PilZ domain-containing protein — MNIILVCVLTAVVFFVIYILSSREDRKINEKYATRGKVEEYCAGEKERRRCERFDTELDLKYNLIPASRSDFMTNTKNISKSGISILVYEILPKDSLIDMEISVPNSKETIKLRGKVAWCEGCNGIERLDKDGKRTFLVGIEFLETEKKHQNMLMEYIDKHLSVNKKGGNDGSTKRAQDQKKKETYVR, encoded by the coding sequence ATGAACATCATACTAGTTTGCGTTTTAACGGCGGTCGTCTTTTTCGTGATCTATATCCTCTCGTCCAGGGAAGATAGGAAAATAAACGAGAAATACGCCACGCGCGGGAAGGTCGAGGAATACTGCGCGGGAGAGAAGGAGAGAAGGAGATGCGAACGTTTCGATACCGAACTCGACCTTAAATACAACCTCATCCCTGCCTCGAGATCTGATTTCATGACCAACACGAAAAACATAAGCAAGTCGGGTATTTCCATTTTGGTATACGAGATACTGCCGAAAGACTCGCTGATCGATATGGAAATCTCGGTACCAAACTCAAAAGAGACCATAAAATTAAGGGGAAAGGTCGCCTGGTGCGAGGGTTGTAACGGCATTGAGCGCCTCGATAAAGACGGCAAGCGGACTTTTCTGGTCGGCATTGAGTTCCTGGAAACCGAAAAGAAACACCAGAATATGCTTATGGAATACATAGACAAACACCTGTCTGTAAATAAAAAAGGAGGCAACGATGGCAGTACCAAGAGGGCTCAGGACCAAAAGAAGAAAGAAACGTATGTCCGGTAA
- a CDS encoding glycoside hydrolase family 57 protein has product MSDSPLYIAVVWHMHQPFYRNLVTGETVMPWVRLHAVKDYLDMVKILQGFPYIHQTFNLVPSLIEQIEDMLDPGSKKDRSYELTLKKPADLTEQEKLFILRNFFMANWDTMIKRFPRYYDLLVKRGRHFSPEDALAAIKRFTPQDFTDLQLLFNLAWIDPVFREKDPQLKELAGKGKYFSEEDKKLVMKKQLGIMQEIIPTYKDMQEKGSIEVSVSPFFHPILPLLCDSDTAKISYPEIRLPKINFRHPEDAKAQLDMAVKFYTEKFGRPPRGMWPSEGSVSEQAADLIIDAGLKWAATDEEILFRSLGREKTQEALYRPYMLERKQGGLSLIFRDRALSDSIGFVYQSWSAENAAGDLLNRLRAIKGRLPKSKVPYLVPIILDGENAWEFYPNDGGDFLNCLYRNASNDPALKFVTVSEYLDEFPVQDKLNRLHPGSWINANFCIWIGHEEKNKAWEYLSETRSVLKDYEKQQPDPDTLRKAWKEIYIAEGSDWNWWYGDDNSSANDEEFDRLFRSHLANVYTLIGKEPPEYLSLPIRTKKAKIVREPYGFTKPVIDGMDTNYFEWINAGLIDTSKRGGTMHQSETIIKQIYFGFDSEALYLRFDIPPDRENENKEEYGLNLLFQEKGIKVSAPLLRNSKDPQYTISEKSKDGTWAEVKRDAAVAYDKILELAVKFNDIKAGPGDLLKLTVTVEAAGTVIERCPESGEIEITLPGPDYESQAWTV; this is encoded by the coding sequence ATGTCTGATTCTCCTCTATATATAGCCGTTGTCTGGCACATGCACCAGCCTTTCTATAGGAACCTCGTTACCGGCGAGACGGTAATGCCGTGGGTCCGGCTCCATGCCGTCAAGGATTATCTGGACATGGTAAAGATCCTGCAGGGTTTCCCGTATATCCACCAGACCTTTAATCTCGTCCCGTCCCTTATCGAACAGATAGAGGATATGCTTGATCCCGGCTCGAAAAAAGACAGGTCATATGAACTCACCCTGAAGAAACCTGCCGATCTTACCGAACAGGAAAAACTTTTTATCCTGCGCAATTTTTTTATGGCGAATTGGGACACGATGATAAAACGCTTCCCGAGATATTACGACCTGCTGGTAAAAAGGGGAAGGCACTTTTCCCCTGAAGATGCCCTAGCCGCGATCAAGCGCTTCACTCCGCAGGATTTCACCGATCTCCAGCTGCTTTTTAACCTTGCCTGGATAGACCCTGTCTTCAGGGAAAAAGACCCCCAACTCAAGGAACTTGCCGGGAAAGGGAAATACTTTTCCGAGGAAGACAAGAAGTTGGTCATGAAAAAACAGCTAGGGATCATGCAGGAGATAATACCTACCTACAAGGATATGCAAGAGAAGGGCAGCATAGAGGTGTCCGTTTCACCGTTCTTCCACCCGATACTGCCTTTACTGTGCGATTCCGACACGGCAAAGATATCCTATCCGGAGATCAGGCTGCCCAAGATAAATTTCCGCCATCCGGAAGACGCCAAGGCACAGTTAGATATGGCGGTAAAATTCTATACGGAGAAGTTCGGAAGGCCGCCGAGGGGCATGTGGCCTTCAGAAGGGTCGGTAAGCGAACAGGCCGCAGACCTTATAATAGACGCGGGGCTTAAATGGGCCGCTACGGACGAAGAGATACTTTTCAGGTCGCTCGGGAGGGAAAAAACGCAGGAAGCCCTCTACAGGCCGTATATGCTTGAAAGAAAGCAGGGCGGATTATCGCTTATATTCAGGGACAGGGCCTTATCGGATTCCATAGGCTTCGTATACCAGAGCTGGAGCGCGGAAAATGCCGCGGGAGACCTGCTAAACCGCCTGCGCGCGATCAAGGGGAGGCTCCCGAAATCCAAAGTCCCGTATCTTGTCCCTATAATCCTTGACGGAGAGAACGCGTGGGAGTTTTATCCTAACGACGGCGGCGACTTCCTTAACTGTTTATACAGGAACGCTTCGAACGACCCGGCTTTAAAGTTCGTAACGGTATCGGAATACCTGGACGAGTTCCCGGTTCAGGATAAGCTTAACAGGCTCCATCCGGGTTCATGGATAAACGCTAACTTCTGTATATGGATAGGACATGAGGAAAAGAATAAAGCGTGGGAATATCTCTCAGAGACCAGGAGCGTACTTAAGGACTACGAGAAGCAGCAGCCTGACCCCGATACCCTCAGGAAGGCATGGAAAGAGATCTACATAGCCGAGGGAAGCGACTGGAACTGGTGGTACGGTGATGACAATTCCTCGGCCAACGATGAGGAATTTGACCGGCTCTTCAGGTCGCACCTCGCGAATGTCTACACCCTGATAGGCAAAGAACCTCCCGAGTACCTATCCTTGCCGATAAGGACAAAGAAGGCGAAGATCGTAAGGGAGCCTTACGGTTTCACAAAACCCGTGATAGACGGAATGGACACGAACTATTTCGAATGGATAAACGCGGGCCTGATCGATACCAGCAAGCGCGGCGGCACTATGCACCAGTCGGAAACGATAATAAAACAGATATATTTCGGTTTCGATTCGGAGGCCCTTTATTTACGGTTTGATATTCCCCCGGACCGGGAGAACGAAAATAAGGAAGAATACGGCCTTAACCTCTTGTTCCAGGAAAAAGGGATAAAGGTTTCCGCGCCGCTTTTGCGCAACAGCAAGGATCCACAATATACAATATCCGAAAAATCGAAAGACGGGACATGGGCAGAGGTAAAAAGAGACGCCGCCGTCGCCTATGATAAGATACTGGAATTGGCCGTAAAGTTCAATGACATCAAGGCCGGGCCGGGAGACCTGCTAAAGCTGACGGTTACGGTCGAGGCCGCCGGCACCGTGATAGAACGCTGCCCGGAGTCCGGGGAGATAGAAATAACGCTCCCGGGGCCGGATTACGAATCCCAGGCCTGGACCGTATAG
- a CDS encoding alginate export family protein encodes MKLMKVLFVAAIVVAIAAPTFAAVQNIKVSGSIEEQAIYMSNFDLASKSEESTARRFSPVVDPGQMTGSGNSINEDSESFVLQTIKVGVDSDLTDNVSASIVLSNQAKWGDNLIARDAVSVNKAFVTLKEFFYQPLTLKIGRQDLRFGNGFIVGPGIYRDPQGTFALPGVDLAPDRFNLGGGNNFYFPGGANGLQFSDATYYDAIRATLDLDPWTVDAIYSKISQSGTARVDEELAGANVAYKFDQYNAKAEAYYFFKYNPGLNDDMGLIDPVDYLATGGAFGGFILDQSVPGVGARVYEKEETHVFGMRGDIDPIENLVLSGEGALQWGQLKDSEGPWGKGTDNGSINRGKLAWAINAYGNYTWKEVAYKPNLGLGVEILSGQNAGNSGKWTAWDPMFRGNSLSMIRGYMAGQQAAFNNVGGNIYQTLDMKDPSGSTDAITMYIDGGLKPMDDLSIKARWLHFWTEKKPVDGRSRNLGDEVDTTILYDYTEDVQFDLTGAVFVPETFYDNNSDGFTKSTTPAVIVTGGVKVTF; translated from the coding sequence ATGAAGTTAATGAAAGTTCTCTTCGTAGCTGCGATAGTAGTCGCGATAGCGGCTCCTACGTTCGCTGCGGTACAGAACATTAAAGTTAGCGGTTCCATAGAGGAACAGGCTATCTACATGTCCAACTTTGACCTCGCGTCAAAGAGCGAAGAAAGCACCGCAAGGCGCTTTTCGCCTGTGGTTGACCCCGGCCAGATGACAGGTTCGGGCAACTCCATAAACGAAGACTCGGAATCCTTCGTTCTCCAGACCATAAAGGTCGGAGTGGATTCAGACCTGACCGATAACGTCTCGGCTTCGATCGTCTTATCGAACCAGGCTAAATGGGGAGATAACCTCATCGCCAGGGACGCTGTTAGTGTGAACAAGGCCTTCGTCACATTGAAGGAGTTCTTCTATCAGCCGTTGACATTAAAGATCGGACGTCAGGACCTGAGATTCGGTAACGGTTTCATAGTCGGTCCTGGTATCTACAGGGATCCGCAGGGCACGTTCGCTCTTCCTGGTGTGGACTTGGCGCCTGACCGGTTTAACCTGGGTGGCGGAAACAACTTCTACTTCCCGGGCGGTGCTAACGGTTTGCAGTTTAGCGATGCTACATACTATGACGCTATACGCGCGACCTTAGACCTGGATCCGTGGACGGTTGATGCTATCTACTCGAAGATCAGCCAGAGCGGAACCGCGAGAGTCGATGAAGAGTTGGCCGGAGCCAATGTCGCATACAAGTTCGACCAGTACAATGCGAAAGCCGAAGCCTACTATTTCTTCAAGTATAATCCCGGCTTGAACGACGACATGGGATTGATTGATCCTGTCGATTACTTAGCGACCGGCGGCGCGTTCGGCGGTTTCATATTGGACCAGTCCGTTCCGGGCGTAGGAGCCAGGGTATACGAGAAGGAAGAAACACATGTATTCGGTATGAGGGGTGATATCGATCCGATCGAGAACCTCGTACTTTCCGGTGAAGGCGCGTTACAGTGGGGCCAGCTCAAGGACTCTGAAGGTCCGTGGGGCAAAGGCACCGACAACGGCTCTATCAACAGAGGCAAGTTAGCCTGGGCGATCAATGCCTATGGTAACTATACCTGGAAAGAAGTCGCCTACAAACCTAATTTAGGCTTAGGCGTCGAAATTCTTTCAGGCCAGAACGCCGGCAACAGCGGCAAGTGGACCGCATGGGATCCGATGTTCAGGGGCAACTCCCTGTCCATGATCCGCGGTTACATGGCCGGTCAGCAGGCTGCGTTCAACAACGTCGGTGGTAACATCTACCAGACGCTAGACATGAAAGATCCGTCAGGTTCGACCGACGCGATAACGATGTATATCGATGGCGGATTGAAACCGATGGACGATCTCTCGATCAAGGCGAGATGGCTGCACTTCTGGACCGAGAAGAAACCGGTCGACGGAAGAAGCAGAAACCTCGGTGATGAGGTCGATACGACGATCCTGTACGATTACACGGAAGATGTCCAGTTTGATCTGACTGGCGCCGTGTTCGTTCCGGAGACGTTCTATGACAACAACAGTGATGGTTTCACCAAGAGCACGACCCCTGCTGTGATCGTGACTGGCGGTGTGAAAGTAACCTTCTAA
- a CDS encoding PDZ domain-containing protein, protein MRMILVFIFAVSVLGVCIRPTACADTIILNDGRKMEGVITEEGNDYYNVRIKIGTMKINKDMVAEIKKIPAEENFVNLGNQYLAANNLDAAIEQYNKALRANADYQPAKDALAKAEKIKGKAEAKKRRELEQREMEEAKKKDKVKSGFGFTIDVSNGTVALSNVASGGKAEAVGLRPKDEIIQINDMAAGGKSLEEITDYLSKGDNAAFVFLIQRECELTRKKIDYQKHSFVGVGIFLDAAGNDLLINSVIVGEPADLSGIKSKDKIVSIDGKSVSGMSVDEAAALISGAESSKLKIVIQRSVEMERK, encoded by the coding sequence ATGCGAATGATTCTTGTCTTTATATTTGCTGTCTCTGTCTTGGGAGTCTGTATTAGGCCAACTGCCTGCGCCGATACTATCATCTTAAATGACGGCAGGAAGATGGAAGGGGTCATTACCGAAGAGGGAAATGACTACTACAACGTAAGGATCAAGATCGGCACGATGAAGATCAACAAGGACATGGTGGCGGAAATAAAAAAAATACCCGCGGAGGAGAACTTCGTCAACCTCGGGAACCAGTACCTCGCTGCAAATAATTTAGATGCCGCCATAGAACAATACAATAAAGCCCTCCGGGCGAACGCGGATTACCAGCCAGCTAAAGACGCGCTCGCAAAAGCGGAAAAGATCAAGGGTAAAGCTGAGGCAAAGAAAAGGAGAGAGCTGGAACAGAGGGAAATGGAAGAGGCTAAAAAGAAGGACAAGGTCAAAAGCGGGTTCGGCTTTACGATCGACGTTTCAAACGGCACGGTCGCCCTGTCCAATGTCGCCTCCGGCGGAAAAGCGGAAGCCGTTGGGTTAAGACCGAAAGACGAAATAATACAGATCAATGATATGGCCGCCGGCGGAAAATCCCTTGAAGAGATAACCGACTACCTTTCTAAGGGCGATAATGCCGCTTTTGTTTTCCTCATACAGAGGGAATGCGAACTTACCAGGAAAAAGATCGACTACCAGAAACATTCTTTCGTCGGGGTGGGGATATTCCTGGATGCCGCAGGCAACGACCTCCTGATCAACAGCGTCATAGTGGGTGAACCGGCCGATCTTTCCGGCATAAAGTCGAAGGACAAGATCGTCTCGATCGACGGGAAATCCGTATCCGGTATGTCTGTCGACGAAGCGGCGGCGCTCATAAGCGGCGCCGAATCTTCCAAGCTCAAGATAGTGATCCAACGTTCCGTGGAGATGGAAAGAAAATAG
- a CDS encoding exosortase system-associated protein, TIGR04073 family encodes MFKNNVWKMVTVLFVISLLIGMAVPSYAANAGSKLRRGLANFATGWVEIPIAMDKSIKESNPVFGVIVGGIKGTVKGVVRTASGLFDTVTFPIPPYEKTWLNPEFIGQPTN; translated from the coding sequence ATGTTCAAGAACAACGTATGGAAAATGGTGACGGTACTCTTTGTTATATCATTGCTGATCGGAATGGCAGTACCGAGCTATGCCGCTAACGCCGGAAGCAAACTGCGCAGAGGTTTAGCCAACTTTGCGACAGGTTGGGTTGAGATCCCTATCGCGATGGATAAGTCGATAAAGGAGAGCAATCCGGTATTCGGTGTCATAGTTGGCGGCATAAAAGGAACGGTCAAGGGCGTTGTCAGGACGGCCTCTGGTCTTTTTGACACCGTAACGTTCCCGATTCCTCCGTATGAAAAAACCTGGTTGAACCCAGAATTCATCGGACAGCCGACGAATTAA
- a CDS encoding histidinol phosphate phosphatase domain-containing protein — protein sequence MIDFHTHTLLSDGSLLPSELVRRAYAAGYKGIGLADHADASNIDFLVPRIVKAAKVLTSSKIKVVPGIELTHVPPKDLRGLVTYARANGIKLILVHGETIVEPVIPGTNAEALECDIDILAHPGLITLKDARTAAKRGIYLEITAKNGHSLTNGHVARVAAQARAKLVLNTDSHDPEDLITEDMAENILTGCGLSAGQIKAIFVNSLSLLANL from the coding sequence ATGATAGACTTCCACACGCATACATTGTTAAGCGACGGGTCGCTCCTGCCGTCGGAACTTGTGAGGAGGGCTTACGCTGCCGGCTATAAGGGCATTGGCCTGGCCGACCACGCCGACGCCTCCAATATCGATTTTCTCGTACCGAGGATAGTCAAGGCGGCCAAGGTCCTTACATCATCGAAGATAAAAGTGGTCCCGGGGATAGAGCTCACCCATGTCCCGCCCAAAGACCTGCGGGGACTCGTGACATACGCGCGCGCCAACGGCATAAAATTAATTTTAGTCCACGGAGAGACGATAGTCGAGCCGGTCATACCCGGGACCAATGCTGAGGCATTGGAATGCGACATAGACATACTCGCCCATCCCGGCCTCATAACGTTAAAAGACGCCAGGACCGCCGCGAAACGCGGCATATATCTTGAGATAACGGCGAAAAACGGCCATTCGCTCACGAACGGGCATGTCGCCCGCGTCGCCGCGCAGGCGAGGGCAAAGCTCGTCTTAAATACCGACTCACACGATCCGGAAGACCTGATCACGGAAGACATGGCGGAAAATATACTTACGGGATGCGGGCTTTCGGCCGGGCAAATAAAGGCGATTTTCGTCAATTCTTTGTCACTTTTAGCCAATTTATAA